The sequence below is a genomic window from Shinella zoogloeoides.
GACTTGTAGGACGTGTCGTCATGGTCGAAGGAGAGGTCGTCGCAGAAGAGGATGACCGGGAAGGGCGCCTCCTTCAGGACGTCCAGAAGCGTTGGCAGCGTCGCGATATCCTCGCGGTGCACCTCGATGAGCTTCAGCCCGCCGCCGGTTTCCCGCGCGGCGAGCGCATGCACGGATTTCACCAGCGACGACTTGCCCATGCCGCGTGCGCCCCACAGCAGCACGTTGTTGGCGGGTAGGCCGCGGGCGAAGCGCACCGTGTTGTCGACGAGGATGTCGCGCACATGATCGACGCCGCGGATAAGGTCTATGTCGATGCGGTTGGGGCGCTTGACCGGCTGCACATGCAGGCGGGCCGGCGCCCAGACGAAGACGTCGGCGGCGTTCCAGTCGTTGACGGCGGGAGCGGGGCCGGCGAGGCGTTCCAGCGCGGCGTTGATGCGGCCGATTTCGGCCAGCAGAAGCTTGACGTGATCTTCCTGCAATGTCTCTCTCCTCATGCTTCCTGCCGGGTAGCATGCGGCGGCGGGTTGCGAAAAGGGGGAAAGCGCTTGAAAAACGAGCGCTTCTCGGTCTCGTGTGTTGCATTCAATGCCTGCTTGCCTATATTCCGGCAACCGAAATGGCCCTTCAGGCCGCGCAAATCCAAGATTTCAAGGAGTAGTTGATGTTCATTACCGAGGCCTTCGCCCAGACGGCGGCACCCGGCGGAGCAGGCGGCGCAGACATCCTCATGTCGATCCTGCCGTTCCTGCTCATCTTCGTGGTGATGTATTT
It includes:
- a CDS encoding ATP-binding protein, producing the protein MRRETLQEDHVKLLLAEIGRINAALERLAGPAPAVNDWNAADVFVWAPARLHVQPVKRPNRIDIDLIRGVDHVRDILVDNTVRFARGLPANNVLLWGARGMGKSSLVKSVHALAARETGGGLKLIEVHREDIATLPTLLDVLKEAPFPVILFCDDLSFDHDDTSYKSLKAALDGGVEGRPDNVLLYATSNRRHLLPRNMIENEQSTAINPSEAVEEKVSLSDRFGLWLGFYKCSQAEYLEMIDGYAGHFDLDLPQEQLHAEALEWATTRGSRSGRVAWQYVQDLAGRLGKSLAK